The Leptodactylus fuscus isolate aLepFus1 chromosome 5, aLepFus1.hap2, whole genome shotgun sequence genome segment CTCTTCAGTGGGAGCATAGCAGAGGCCTCGCCTTCCTTCATGAGGTTGAATATAGAAATGGGTCACTTGTGTGCCCAAAGACTGGATTATATTTCATATACTCTAAGCTACAGATGGGGTTAGCTAAATGTCCCCCAAAcgctaaaaatgtattttttacccATCGAATATTCAAGAGAAGCTCCAACTTCAACATACCCATGACAGAGGACGTTGGAAGATTTTGTGACACACAAGGATCCGTGGTATGGAGGGGAAACAGCTTTGTAGCTGGGAGCTTCATGTTAGCGAAGGGTGATGAAGTCTATGTGAGCATGTCGGAAAAACATCTCATACGTGTCCAAGGGGACACCGCCACGTTCTTTGGAATGTTCATGGTTGGGAACGCGAAAAAGGAATGAGATGAAGACAAAAGTGATCAGAAGACGTCCTTCAATGTGGTACAATAAATTATGGAGAGGTGCAAAAAAATTCTCCATGAGTACAAATCCCTCAACGGGACATCTTGGTGGACAGATGTCTACAGATAACTCAACCCAAAAATATGACTGGTATTATGACCAACAAACCAACTTCAACAAACTCAAATACTTACCACTACTCAAAGCTTGATGAATGAAACCATATCAAGGAAACTTTTGAAGGATCTACTGGTTCTCATGATGTTCCATGACCATCTCAAGAGAAGGTTCCACCATGAGGGGAAGATAAACATGAGAAGAACCACCTGCACCACCTCAAAACCAACCAAAAGATGTTACTCTGTAGTAGAACTCCTAGTACTCTCTGTGGTGTTTGAAGAACAAAACCCAGGTCCTTGTGATTTTGTCAGATACTGTGTATTTAACCCCTAATTTAATCACAAATGTTTTTGTCCTTTTTTATGTTACATTATGAATGTGGACATAAGAAAAACCGTAAGGTAACCGCAACGTAAGGTATGGACTAAGTCTGAAGGGTGACAATGGTGAATAGCAACAGATAGCAGTACATTGTATTCTATAAAGCTACAATAAATAAAGACGTAAAATAAGAGGAATTGGTTAATCTGTAAAGTAACAACTGGAGACTGAAGAATGGATGATAGTCACAATCCACAAAATGTATTTATCACACAgcaaaaaatattgattagtggacatttagaagcagtattatagtagttatattctttcacataggagtagtattatagtagttatattcttgtacatagatgtagtattatagtagttatattattgtacataggagcagtagtatagtagttatattcttgtacataggagtagtattatagtagttatattcttgtacataggagcagtattatagtagttatattcttgtacatagatgtagtattatagtagttatattattgtacgcaggagtagtattatagtagttatattcttgtacataggagtagtattatagtagttatattcttgtaaataggagcagtattacagtagttatattcttgtacataggggcagtattatagtagttatattcttgtacataggagtagtattatagtagttatattcttgtacataggagcagaattatagtagttatattcttgtacataggagtagtattatagtagttatattcttgtaaataggagcagtattatagtagttatattcttgtacataggagtagtattatagtagttatattcttgtaaataggagcagtattatagtagttatattcttgcacttaggaggtagtatcagggccgccatcaggaattttggagccccatacagcctaagtgtctgccccccccccccgccattttaaaacgaccttattttgcgacataccaattctgtatcacatttccctttatttagcagcattacaaggcttaatcagattctatttgcaggtaaaatctactatgagtagagagccaacaccatctataagagccctcctaataaatcctcagggctttttcacattgcgtttttggcctcccttgctgggatacgttggtaaccagtcagaatcagctgtcaacttatccctgcacaaagaactggccattaaaaaaagggggggggggcctgcagttctccgtgcagggataagtgggtagctgattgtgactggttactaacgtatcccggcaagggaggccaaaaacgcaatgtgaacactcctttaaagtgaaagtcccaccccaaacaggctgctatgctagtagcatagcagcctacatcattattaatacaaagcacacatacctttggagggattgtgtgctttgtagttctccagctaaaaacttatatattattgccccagcttcctctccgcagtgccgcacacccgatgttccaacaatccccctccccccccccaccctctaacatctttccattgcccccagtacccatatctcccaacttttgaagaaccaaaagagggacaaaatgtgcggcgcgctttgcgcgccgcgggaaatttagccccacccactgttatgttgactccaacaactcattaatttttcatgtgcccgcacactgtataatcctcctacagtcacctgtaaactatatgtcccccctccgtctctcccccagcttcatatacacccttcatctgcctccagattcatgtcccctccatctctgcccccagattcatgccccccctccatctctgcccccagattcatgtcccccctccatctctgcccccagattcatgtcccccctccatctctgcctccagattcatgtccctccatctctgcccccagattcatgtccctccatctctgcccccagattcatgtccccccaactctgcccccagattcatgtccccccatctctgcccccagattcatgtccccccatctctgcccccagattcatgtccccccatctctgcccccagattcatgtccccccatctctgcccccagattcatgtccccccatctctgcccccagattcatgtccccccatctctgcccccagattcatgtcccccatctctgccccagattcatgtccccccaactctgcccccagattcatgtcccctccatctctgcccccagattcatgtctccacagctctgcccccagattcatgtcccccatctctgcccccagattcatgtccccacatctctgcccccagattcatgtgcccccccatctctgcccccagattcatgtccccccatctctgcccccagattcatgtcccctccatctctgccccagattcatgtcccctccatctctgcccccagattcatgccccccatctctgcccccagattcatgtctccacagctctgcccccagattcatgtccctccatctctgcccccagtgtcatgccgtcctctccttcatctgcccccagtttcacgttccacattagacttaccttctccttcgttcccccgctgctctcttggcgcctctctctcttactggcgcacagttgtagacgcgatgtgatgtcatcacatcgcgtctacactgccgggtagccggcggcagcgctgaagcgaggagctgacctgtgtcagctcctctcttcgctgctgccgccggtctcgctgacacatatgcggctcgcttcagccgcatatgtgtcagcgagagaggcggcagcagcgaagagaggagctgacacaggtcagctccttgcttcagccgcgtatgtctgcaactcagatctgcgtcctctggacgcagatctgagttgaaacagcagatatagaatgactgctgcgggcgccagggggccggcacacggtggcgggccaaaaccgggccccaaccatttttaaatttggccgggcccctgacgccagtagcagtagtactggcctatcggcggccctgggtagtattatagtagttatattcttgtacataggagtagtattatagtagttatattattgtacataggagcagtagtatagtagttatattcttgtacataggaggtagtattgtagtagttatattcttgtacataggagcagtattatagtagttatattcttgtacataggaggtagtattatagtagttatattcttgtacataggaggtagtattatagtagttatattcttgtacataggagcagtattatagtagttatattcttgtacataggaggtagtattatagtagttatattcttgtacataggaggtagtattgtagtagttatattcttgtacataggagcagtattatattatttatattcttgtacataggaggtagtattatagtagttatattcttgtacataggagtagtattatagtagttatattcttgtacataggagcagtattatactagttatattcttgtacataggaggtagtattatagtagttatattcttgtacataggcgtagtattatagtagttatattcttgtacataggaacagtattatagtaattatattcttgtacataggagcagtattatagtagttatattcttgtacataggcgtagtattatagtagttatattcttgtacataggaacagtattatagtaattatattcttgtacataggagcagtattatactagttatagtcttgtacataggcgtagtattatagtagttatattcttgtacataggaacagtattatagtaattatattcttgtacataggagcagtattatagtagttatattcttgtacataggagcagtattatagtagttatattcttgtacataggagcagtattatagtagttatattcttgtacataggagtagtattatagtagttatattcttgtacataggagcagtattatagtaattatattcttgtacataggagcagtattatagtagttatattcttgtacataggagcagtattatagtagttatattcttgtacataggagcagtattatagtagttatattcttgtacataggagtagtattatagtagtgtaaggggttcagctcacacggttaggaacggcaatgacaccatgcagacaggtattaTGAAAAACAAGTTCCgagtgttttatttgggttttcggcataaaacactgtgccagccaagaaacaaaaaacaacaaaacctaagccttgtccggctctacctatacagtaggttacctctctgacctagagcaggttgagtcaccatataagcAGGTCCAAATCCACACAATACCTGTTTGTCTCAGGAGTGTTTTTGCTCACACACTTCATGTGAGTATCCGGCtcctgagcttccttccccagtaaaatagccctaagAAAGCCTCACTTGTGActgccccggactcagggcaaaacccgtggtggagtaagggtgtggactggaaggctcccactaccaacctgccctccagtccagaaaagccagcccataatgtggaacaagagttccagcagactatgctctgctagaacatgattaccctggctttcctttatctcacctggctgaggaaaccaggcgagatatacactccatccaccaccttaccgtacactttaccacatatcccccccctcttctccagaccagaggtctgggcatttctactgaacagacagcagaccctggacaatgcatccgcatttccttgtaatttccctggtctatgttccagtttgaaacagaagttttgtaaggagagaaaccatctggtcaccctggcatttctctccttattttgcttcatccaggccagtggagcgtgatctgtcaCCAACACAAACTTTCTACCCAGCAGATAATATTTTAGGGACTCTAGGGCCCACTTGATGGCCAGACACTCTCTCTCGACTATGGCATAATTTCTCTCTGCTGGGGTCAGTTTCCtactcaggtacatcactgggtgttcttccccatttactacctgtgacaggacggctcccaaccctgtatcagatgcatcagtctgaaccagaaactgttttctgaaatctggggagattagcactggctgttcacacagagcCGACTTTAGACTCTGAAAAGCCTTCTCTGCCTCTGGGGTCCATTTTACCATGACTGACTTACCGCCCTTTGTTAAGTCTGTCAATGGTgctgcaatggaggcaaaattgggcACAAATTGGCGGTAGTATCCGGTAATGCCCAGGAAGGCCTTGACCTGTTTTTTCGTTAGTGGTCTAGGCCAATTCTGTATCGCCTCAATTTTATTTATCTGGGGCTTAACCAATCCCTTACCAATAATGTAGCCCAGATATTTTGCTTCCTCCAGACCCACTGCACACTTCTCAGGGTTTATGGTCAGGCCTACATCACTGATGGCATCTAGGACGGCCtgtaccttacagaggtgacttttccaatcaggcgaaaagatgaccacatcgtccaggtaggcAGCGGCATAATCACGGTGTGGTCTCAAGATCAGATCCATCAGCCTCTGAAATGTCGCAGgggccccatgtaacccaaatggcatcactaCATACTGGAACAGGCCTTCAGGAGTGGAGAATGCCGTCTTTTCTTTTGCCTCATCAGATAACGGTATCTGCCAGTAACCCTTTGTAAGGTCAAGTGTTGTGATGTACCTGGCACTCCCCAGCCTCTCAATCAGTTCATCCACTCGGGGCATGGGGTACGCATCAAATTTGGATACCTCATTTAATTTCCTGAAGTCATTGCAGAACCTCCATGTCCCATTGGGCTTTGGGATTAGTACAATGGGGCTTGACCATTCGCTGTttgactcctcaatgactcccagttcaagcatgcgcttgacctcagaggatacggccactctgcgggcttctggtatcctgtacggcttcaggctcactttagtgtggggctcagttttaatatgatgttttatCAGGTGCGTTCGGCTGGGTAGGTCAGAAAACTTGCATCTGTTCTGCTGTAAGAACTCCTTTACctcctgtttctggtgtcctgacaGGGCCTCTCCTATTCTTACTGGGGGAATTGGCTGTAACCCTTCTTTAACCACAGTCGGGGCGGCTACCAAAGCCTCTCGATCCTTCCACGGCTTGATGAGGTTTATGTGGTAAATCTGGAAGGGTTTTCTCCTGCCTGGCTGATGCACCTTGTAATTCACCTCACTCACCTTTTCTACAATCTCATAGGGACCCTGCCACTTTGCCAGAAACTTACTCTCAATGGTGGGAACTAGAACTAGAACCCGGTCCCCTGGATTAAAGGTCCTCACCCGGGCAGACCTGTTGTAAATTCTGCTCTGGGCCTCCTGAGCTTTTTGCATGTGCTCTCTGACAATGGGCATCACCGTCTCTATTCGGTCCTGCATCTGGGCCACATGTTCCACAacacttttatatggggtggcctcagtctcccaggtctctttAGCAATATCTAGCAGACCCCTTGGATGCCGCCCATAAACTAATTCAAAGGGGGAGAACCCTGTAGATGCTTGGGGTACCTCCCTGATGGAGAACATAAGATACGGTAACAGACAGTCCCAGTCCCGGCCATCCCTTTCCACTACCTTTTTCAACATGTGTTTgagggttttattgaacctctccactaaTCCATCAGTTTGGGGGTGGTACACTGAGGTACGGATATGCGCAATTTTAAACAATTTGCATAGTTCTTTCATAACTTttgacataaagggggtaccctGGTCCGTAAGTATTTCTTTGGGAATACCTGTGCGAGAAAACATGTAAAACAACTCCCGAGCTATATTCTTGGAGGCCATGTTTCTTAAGGGAACTGCCTTCGGGTACCTGGTGGCATAGTCTAACACAACCAGAATGTATTGATGTCCCCTAGCGGATTTGACTAGAGGCCCCACCAGGTCcattgcaattctttcaaatggtaCCTCAATAATAGGAAGTGGCACCAAAGGGCTACGGTAGTGGGGTGTTGGGGCACTTAATTGGCACGTGGGGCAAGACTCACAGTACCTCCTCACTTCTTCATATACCCCAGGCCAAAAAAAACGTTGGAggactctctcttgtgttttactAGCCCCCAAATGACCACCCAACACATGATTATGTGCCATATCTAGCACCATGCGACGGTACAGTTTTGGCACCAAAAGCTGTTccacaatttcattgttacacttggTGACTCGATAAACCAGGTCCCTATTCATAGCAAAGTGAGGAAATTTGTGGTCAGCTTCAGGATCCTGTGGTACACCATTTATTACCGTAACATTGGCGCATGCAGTACTCAAAGTGGGGTCTCTCGCTTGCTCAGTCCCAAAGTTACCCCGAGACACTTCTAAATCTAGCACCTCCTGCCCTGGTGGGgaagtttcttcttcttccccggctaACACTTGCAGGGGGAACCATTCATCATTGCACACCTCAGGTTCATTCACATTTTTCCCCAAATTAGTTTTACTATTTCCAGGGGTCCCTTCACATGAACCATTATTGTCagagaaaggaacagattctgctggagttacttcactggCAGCAGGAGCGTTACCTTTCTTCCATAATTCCCAAAACAACGGGAAATCACGGCCCAAAATCACCTCATACATGAGCCGTTTTACCACACCGACCTCATAGGTCACAGTCCCGGAGGGAGTTACCAGTGTAACTGAGGCCACAGGGTAAGCTAtaatatccccatggatgcacaATACTTTCACCTGTTTGCCTGGTATATAGTCCCCAGTCACCAGGCTGGCTTTAACCAAAGTCACTGAGCTACCAGAGTCCAGCAGGGCTGTTGCCGAGCGGTCATTAACCCTTAACATGCACGCATGTGGCTTAGTCCCTGGCATGGCTGCACACACCGGTACAGCAAATCGTGACTGCCGCCTATTAGCGTCACACTCCATGAGCTCTGAAGTAAGAGGGCAACGGGCGGCCACATGTCCCCACTCATGACACCTCCAGCACTGGAGGGACCCAGGCCTTTTCAACGGGGAGTCCTTTCTAGGACCTGTGGGCCCCTTAGGTTCAAGTTCAGTCTTTTGCCCTCGCCCGAGGTCCAGAGCCCTGTTCCCTCTCGCACTTTTCCACACTCCTCCCACTGTACCCTTCTTACCCACCGATGTCACGGGACGGGCAGTCCTGAGAGGAGTTGGTGCTGTGGGAACATCATGGAGGAAGTCCTCGGTCGCTATGTACCTTTCGACCAGGTTGACCAGTTGATCAGCAGTCTTGGGGTCCCCGTGTCCAACCCAGCGTTGTAGCTCTGCCGGCAGCGCCCTGAAGAAGCGATCGACGACCACCTTTTCCACGATCTGTGCGGGTGTGCAGGTCTCTGGTTCCAGCCATTTGCGTACCAGATGGattaggtcgtacatctgggacctggtGGGTTTGCCAATGGAGTAGGTCCAACTGTGAACTCTCCTAGCGCGAACTGCTGGTGTGACACCCAGGCGAGCAAGGATCTCCAACTTTAGTTTGGTATAGTCCCGGACATCCTGCTCCCTGaggtcatagtaggccttttggggttcaccggagaggaagggcgcaatcacatctgcccactctgcactcggcagaccctctctctctgccactctctcaaacaccgtgaggtaggcctcggcatcatcatcagatgtcatttTCTGCAACACCTGCTGTACAGCCCTCTTTACCTTGGCAGACTCAGGCGGGCTTACCTCCATTCGTCGGGCTTGAGTTGTGCCTGACTCTCGGAGCGCAGCCAACTGCTCCATTAACAGGCGGTTTGTTTCCTGTTGCTGCGCCAGGGCCTGTAGTTGTTGCGCCTGGGCCTGTTGTTGTTGCGCCTGGGTCTGTTGTAGTTGCGCCTGGACCTGTTGTAGTTGCGCCTGGACCTGTTGTTGCTGCATCTGGACTTGTACCAGCTGCTTTAATACCTCTTCCATGGTATTGGACTGTCCTTGCAAAGTTGCagcagctttcacccaggacatataccTCTGGCTCCTTTAATGTCTGCCACACACAACTGTCCAGACTTCTGTTATGCCGTTGTGCCCcgcgtcctccaccaattgtaaggggttcagctcacacggttgggaacggcaatgacaccatgcagacaggtattaTGAAAAACAAGTTCCgagtgttttatttgggttttcggcataaaacactgtgccagccaagaaacaaaaaacaacaaaacctaagccttgtccggctctacctatacagtaggttacctctctgacctagagcaggttgagtcaccatataagcAGGTCCAAATCCACACAATACCTGTTTGTCTCAGGAGTGTTTTTGCTCACACACTCCATGTGAGTATCCggctcctaactgagcttccttccccagtaaaatagccctaaggaagcctctCTTGTGActgccccggactcagggcaaaacccgtggtggagtaagggtgtggactggaaggctcccattaccaacctgccctccagtccagaaaagccagcccataatgtggaacaagagttccagcagactatgctctgctagaacatgattaccctggctttcctttatctcacctggctgaggaaaccaggcgagatatacactccaccaccaccttaccgtacactttaccacagtagttatattcttgtacataggagtagtattatagtagttatattcttgtacataggagcagtattatagtagttatattcttgtacataggagcagtattatagtagttatattcttgtatataggagcagtattatagtagttatattcttgtacataggaggtagtattatattatttatattcttgtacataggaggtagtattatagtagttatattcttgtacataggagcagtattatattagttatattcttgtacataggaggtagtatagtagttatattcttgtacataggaggtagtattatagtagttatattcttgtacataggagcagtattatagtagttatattcttgtatataggagcagtattatagtagttatattcttgtacataggaggtagtattatattatttatattcttgtacataggaggtagtattatagtagttatattcttgtacataggaggtagtattatagtagttatattcttgtacataggagcagtattatattagttatattcttgtacataggaggtagtatagtagttatattcttgtacataggaggtagtattatagtagttatattcttgtacataggagtagtattatagtagttatattcttgtacataggtggtagtattatagtatttatattcttgtacataggagcagtattatagtagttatattcttgtacataggaatagtattatagtagttatattcttgtacatagggggcagtattatagtagttatattcttgtatataggaggtagtattatattatttatattcttgtacataggaggtagtattatagtagttatattcttgtacatagatgtagtattatagtagttatattcttgtacataggagcagtattatagtagttatattcttgtacataggagtagtatttaagTAGTTATTTTTTGGTACAGTATATTTTGGACAGTATTACATTATATTTCCTCATCTGTTTGCATTTGGAATAC includes the following:
- the LOC142204430 gene encoding tumor necrosis factor ligand superfamily member 14-like — encoded protein: MDRYGQPPMSVFSVEDHGQSAAPWPPKVKKKSDKSLVLIQMVLVAFSLLALCGAASEIYILKQVEAKLRATQDMMRDNVTAQKIISRKGLRDGPPMPSAHVTGLVVDSSSNSPLQWEHSRGLAFLHEVEYRNGSLVCPKTGLYFIYSKLQMGLAKCPPNAKNVFFTHRIFKRSSNFNIPMTEDVGRFCDTQGSVVWRGNSFVAGSFMLAKGDEVYVSMSEKHLIRVQGDTATFFGMFMVGNAKKE